One genomic segment of Phycisphaerales bacterium AB-hyl4 includes these proteins:
- a CDS encoding nucleoside deaminase: protein MNDEQLIGEALAEAQRGLADGGLPIGSVLADAQGQVVARGHNLRVQSGDPTAHAEVVCIRNAGRRRDWRELTLVSTLSPCVMCTGTGLLFQIPRVVVGENRNFMGAEDLFRERGVELTVLDDERCIAMMRDFIAAQPDLWHEDIGL, encoded by the coding sequence ATGAATGATGAACAGTTGATTGGCGAAGCGTTGGCCGAGGCGCAGCGCGGCCTTGCGGATGGCGGGTTGCCCATCGGTAGCGTGCTGGCGGACGCGCAAGGCCAAGTGGTGGCTCGCGGGCACAACCTGCGCGTACAGTCGGGCGACCCGACCGCTCATGCCGAGGTAGTGTGCATTCGCAATGCAGGTCGGCGGCGCGACTGGCGCGAGTTGACGCTCGTGTCGACGCTGAGTCCGTGCGTGATGTGCACGGGTACGGGGCTGTTGTTTCAGATCCCGCGCGTGGTGGTGGGCGAGAACCGCAATTTCATGGGCGCGGAAGACCTGTTCCGCGAACGCGGGGTCGAGTTGACGGTGCTCGATGATGAACGATGCATCGCGATGATGCGCGATTTCATTGCGGCACAGCCTGACTTGTGGCATGAAGATATCGGGCTGTGA